The Deltaproteobacteria bacterium genome contains the following window.
TGGAATATATACGGCAGGCGGCAGACAACATGCACCTGTCAGGGGATGGGCCATTTTCGCAGCGGTGCCAATCATGGTTGGAAGCGCAGATTGCCTGTCAGAAAGCCGTTCTCACCCATTCCTGCACTGCGGCACTTGAGATGGCGGCGTTGCTGCTCGATATCGCACCAGGCGATGAGATCATCATGCCGTCGTACACATTTGTGTCCACCGCCAACGCATTCGTACTGCGTGGTGGGGTGCCAGTGTTTGTCGACATTCGCGCCGATACGTTATGCATTGACGAAACACTGATCGAAGCCGCGATTACTCCGCGTACGAAAGCGATCGTCGCCGTTCACTATGCTGGCGTGGGGTGTGAGATGGACACCATCTGCGCTCTTGCCGAAATACACAAACTTCCTGTTATTGAAGATGCGGCACAGGGAATATGTTCCTTCTACAAAGGACGCGCCCTCGGCAGTTTCGGCACCTTAGGCGCCTTGAGTTTTCATGAAACCAAAAACGTCATGTCCGGCGAAGGTGGCGCACTGCTGGTGAACGATACGCAATGGAGCACGCGATCAGAAATCCTGCGCGACAAAGGCACCAACCGCAAACAGTTCTTTCGCGGTGAGGTGGATAAATACAGCTGGGTCGATATCGGCTCCTCGTATCTTCCCAGTGAACTGACCGCCGCGTTCTTGTGGGCACAACTAGAAGCGGCAGAGAACATCACGCAGCAACGGTTGTCGATCTGGTGTCGCTACCATGAAGCCTTTGCACCCCTCGAAGC
Protein-coding sequences here:
- the rffA gene encoding dTDP-4-amino-4,6-dideoxygalactose transaminase is translated as MEPTSSRHIPFNRPHLTGRELEYIRQAADNMHLSGDGPFSQRCQSWLEAQIACQKAVLTHSCTAALEMAALLLDIAPGDEIIMPSYTFVSTANAFVLRGGVPVFVDIRADTLCIDETLIEAAITPRTKAIVAVHYAGVGCEMDTICALAEIHKLPVIEDAAQGICSFYKGRALGSFGTLGALSFHETKNVMSGEGGALLVNDTQWSTRSEILRDKGTNRKQFFRGEVDKYSWVDIGSSYLPSELTAAFLWAQLEAAENITQQRLSIWCRYHEAFAPLEARGYVRRPVVPTHCSHNAHLYYLLLPDLVTRTAVLAALNDAGVNAVFHYVPLHSAPAGKRYGRPYGNLTRTQWASDCLLRLPLWVGMTDSEIGYVVEMINAIVPKAVKPR